A region of Mycolicibacterium brumae DNA encodes the following proteins:
- a CDS encoding amidohydrolase family protein: MSRSLHLRGVILPDGEAADWWVYDGVLCAEPVAGAETVFDGGWIIPGLVDAHCHVGLGPHGGVDLDEAISQAEVERDAGVLLLRDAGSPVDTRSLDDREDLPKIIRAGRHLARPKRYIPGLPIDIEDESQLPEYVAEQARRSDGWVKLVGDWIDRGVGDLAPLWSDEVLVAAIDAAHAHGARVTAHVFGEDALPGLINAGIDCVEHGTGITDDVIAMMLEHGTALVPTLINIDNFPGIADSAARYPTYAAHMRALYASCPERVAAAHDAGVPIFAGTDAGGMVAHGRIADEIAALTRVGMSAHDALGAACWDARTWLGRSRIEHGSPADLLCFAEDPRLPGVLEHPDLVIVRGRVF, from the coding sequence ATGAGCCGGTCCCTGCACCTGCGCGGTGTGATCCTGCCCGACGGCGAGGCGGCGGACTGGTGGGTCTACGACGGTGTGCTCTGCGCCGAGCCGGTGGCCGGCGCCGAGACGGTGTTCGACGGCGGCTGGATCATTCCCGGCCTGGTCGACGCGCACTGCCACGTCGGGCTCGGCCCGCACGGCGGCGTCGACCTCGACGAGGCGATCTCCCAGGCCGAGGTGGAACGCGACGCCGGGGTGCTGCTGCTGCGCGACGCCGGATCCCCGGTGGACACCCGCAGCCTCGACGACCGCGAGGACCTGCCGAAGATCATTCGCGCGGGCCGGCATCTGGCCCGGCCCAAGCGCTACATCCCCGGCCTGCCGATCGACATCGAAGACGAGTCGCAATTGCCGGAGTACGTCGCCGAGCAGGCTCGGCGCTCCGACGGCTGGGTCAAGCTGGTGGGGGACTGGATCGACCGCGGGGTGGGGGATCTGGCCCCACTGTGGTCCGACGAGGTGCTGGTCGCCGCGATCGACGCCGCCCACGCCCACGGCGCCCGGGTGACCGCGCACGTGTTCGGCGAGGACGCGCTGCCGGGCCTGATCAACGCCGGCATCGACTGCGTCGAGCACGGCACCGGGATCACCGACGACGTGATCGCGATGATGCTGGAGCACGGCACCGCGCTGGTGCCCACGCTGATCAATATCGACAACTTCCCGGGGATCGCCGACTCCGCGGCCCGGTATCCGACCTACGCCGCGCACATGCGGGCGCTGTACGCGTCCTGCCCGGAGCGCGTGGCGGCCGCGCACGACGCCGGGGTGCCGATCTTCGCCGGCACCGACGCCGGCGGGATGGTCGCCCACGGCCGGATCGCCGACGAGATCGCCGCGTTGACGCGGGTCGGGATGAGCGCGCACGACGCGTTGGGGGCGGCCTGCTGGGATGCTCGGACGTGGTTGGGGCGCAGCCGGATCGAGCACGGTTCACCCGCGGATCTGCTGTGCTTCGCCGAGGATCCGCGGCTGCCGGGGGTGCTGGAGCACCCGGATCTGGTGATCGTGCGTGGGCGGGTGTTCTGA
- a CDS encoding D-alanyl-D-alanine carboxypeptidase family protein, whose protein sequence is MPHLFRIRSAAAALLAGALLVGAAPTAVAVPTAVPPDGPAQAWLIADIASGNLLASKNPTGQYAPASTIKTLLAMTVLDVLSPQAAVRATEAHTKVECSCVGLVPGQVYTVRQLLDGLLMVSGNDAANLLGDMLGGQRPAVTRMNAKAASLGATSTRANSPSGLDGPGWESTTTPRDLAIIYRAALKYPVINQIFQQREASFPSRTGAKTIKAQNELLERYPGNVSGKTGFTNLAGKTYAAVSQRGGKALVVVLMKGSGDLYGQAIRLFDWGFAQ, encoded by the coding sequence GTGCCGCATCTCTTCCGCATCCGCTCGGCGGCCGCTGCGCTGTTGGCGGGTGCGTTGCTGGTCGGCGCCGCCCCGACCGCGGTGGCGGTCCCGACGGCGGTGCCGCCGGACGGGCCGGCCCAGGCCTGGCTGATCGCCGACATCGCCAGCGGAAACCTGTTGGCGTCCAAGAACCCCACCGGCCAGTACGCCCCGGCGAGCACCATCAAGACGCTGCTGGCCATGACCGTGCTCGACGTGCTGTCGCCGCAGGCCGCGGTGCGCGCCACCGAGGCGCACACCAAGGTCGAATGCTCCTGTGTCGGGCTGGTTCCGGGCCAGGTGTACACCGTCCGGCAGCTGCTCGACGGGTTGCTGATGGTGTCCGGAAACGATGCGGCGAACCTGCTCGGCGACATGCTCGGCGGCCAGCGCCCGGCGGTGACGCGGATGAACGCGAAGGCCGCCAGCCTGGGCGCCACCAGCACCCGGGCGAACTCGCCATCCGGGCTGGACGGGCCGGGCTGGGAATCGACCACCACCCCGCGCGACCTCGCCATCATCTACCGCGCGGCGCTGAAGTACCCGGTGATCAACCAGATCTTCCAGCAGCGTGAGGCGTCCTTCCCCAGCCGCACCGGCGCCAAGACAATCAAGGCGCAAAACGAGCTGCTGGAGCGCTACCCCGGCAATGTCAGCGGCAAGACCGGGTTCACCAATCTGGCCGGCAAGACCTACGCCGCGGTGTCCCAGCGCGGCGGCAAGGCGCTGGTGGTGGTGCTGATGAAGGGCTCCGGCGACCTGTACGGCCAGGCCATCCGGCTGTTCGACTGGGGTTTCGCCCAGTAG
- a CDS encoding D-alanyl-D-alanine carboxypeptidase family protein, with product MRHFLAALCAALCVFALGQPASLPVAHADPVDLQPLGSAPIPDGPAPNWIVADVDTGEVLAARNEHARTAPASTIKTLLAQVIIDEVGLDTTIVGDAADTQVECNCAGVAPGQTYTARQLLEGLLLASGNDAANTLARMVGGEAAAVDKMNAKAAAIGAVDTHAGSPSGIDAPGMAMWSTPRDLAVIFRNAMTYPDIAAILAMPAATFPAKSGPRTLANQNEMLFRYPGFLGGKTGFTDIARKTYVGAAARDGRRLVIAMTYGLIREGGPTYWDQATTLLDWGFAQGRGASVGVL from the coding sequence ATGCGCCATTTTCTCGCCGCGCTGTGCGCTGCCCTGTGCGTGTTCGCCCTGGGTCAGCCCGCCAGCCTGCCCGTCGCCCACGCCGACCCGGTCGACCTGCAGCCCCTGGGGTCCGCGCCGATCCCTGACGGCCCGGCGCCCAACTGGATCGTCGCCGACGTGGACACCGGCGAGGTGCTCGCCGCCCGCAATGAGCACGCCCGCACCGCGCCCGCCAGCACCATCAAGACGCTGCTGGCCCAGGTGATCATCGACGAGGTGGGGCTGGACACCACGATCGTCGGCGACGCCGCCGACACCCAGGTCGAGTGCAACTGCGCCGGGGTGGCGCCCGGCCAGACCTACACCGCCCGCCAGTTGCTGGAGGGCCTGCTGCTGGCGTCCGGCAACGACGCCGCCAACACCCTGGCCCGGATGGTCGGCGGCGAGGCCGCCGCGGTGGACAAGATGAACGCCAAGGCCGCCGCCATCGGCGCGGTCGACACCCACGCCGGCAGCCCGTCGGGCATCGACGCCCCGGGCATGGCCATGTGGTCCACCCCGCGCGATCTGGCGGTCATCTTCCGCAACGCGATGACCTACCCGGACATCGCCGCGATCCTGGCCATGCCCGCCGCGACGTTCCCGGCCAAAAGCGGCCCGCGGACCCTGGCCAACCAGAACGAGATGCTGTTCCGCTACCCCGGATTCCTGGGCGGCAAGACCGGCTTCACCGACATCGCCCGCAAGACCTACGTCGGCGCCGCCGCGCGCGACGGCCGGCGCCTGGTCATCGCGATGACCTACGGGCTGATCCGCGAGGGCGGCCCGACCTACTGGGATCAGGCCACCACACTGCTGGATTGGGGCTTCGCCCAGGGCCGCGGGGCTAGCGTCGGGGTGCTGTAG
- a CDS encoding diflavin oxidoreductase, which produces MSDTDFALTIGYASDMGNAESIAVHLAEACRQAGLDTEAVELNTIEPTALSDVSHLVVVTSTWGDGELPDNGSLFWEALSADDAPALADLSFTVCGLGESTYPLFNNASKVIDARLDELGATRIADRQIYDEYIDGDAADWVADTVKLLEAARTATVGADETPAVTEHDPSVLQWERKHPFRTQILVNRLLTKPGSTKEVRHYELSLDGSDITYAAGDSVAVRPVNDPALVDAMLDHLGVSGDMVPDGFTKPLHELLSHREIRAPHRELRALVGARTTHAETKDVLLGLDPERLTEWLYGRDLLDLLEHAEVTVDELLEHLRPLAARDYSIASSPLAHPERLHLTVATVRYQMGGRERGGVASNYLNRAGGQEVEIHLRPNHTFRLPAPDVPIIMIGPGTGVAPFRAFLEERRVTGATGRNWLFFGDRNRATDFLYQEDLEGFVADGTLNRLDLAFSRDAGEKEYVQHKMADNAAELYAWLQDGARVYVCGDATAMAPDVDRALRAVVADGGGLDADAAHAYVNDLIRDHRYLRDVY; this is translated from the coding sequence GTGTCTGACACCGACTTCGCGCTGACCATCGGCTACGCCAGCGACATGGGCAACGCCGAATCCATCGCCGTCCACCTGGCCGAGGCGTGCCGCCAGGCCGGCCTGGACACCGAGGCGGTCGAGCTCAACACCATCGAGCCGACCGCCCTGTCCGACGTGTCGCACCTGGTCGTGGTCACCTCGACCTGGGGCGACGGCGAACTGCCGGACAACGGATCTCTCTTCTGGGAGGCGCTGTCCGCCGACGACGCGCCCGCCCTGGCGGACCTGAGCTTCACCGTGTGCGGGCTCGGAGAGAGCACCTACCCGCTGTTCAACAACGCCTCCAAAGTCATCGACGCCCGCCTCGACGAACTGGGCGCCACCCGGATCGCCGACCGGCAGATCTACGACGAGTACATCGACGGCGACGCCGCGGACTGGGTCGCCGACACCGTCAAGCTGCTTGAAGCCGCCCGCACCGCCACCGTCGGCGCCGACGAGACCCCGGCCGTCACCGAGCATGACCCGTCGGTCCTGCAGTGGGAGCGCAAGCATCCGTTCCGCACCCAGATCCTGGTCAACCGGCTGCTGACCAAGCCCGGCTCCACCAAGGAGGTCCGGCACTACGAGCTCAGCCTGGACGGCTCCGACATCACCTACGCCGCAGGCGATTCGGTGGCGGTGCGCCCGGTCAACGACCCCGCGCTGGTCGACGCGATGCTCGATCACCTCGGCGTCTCCGGCGACATGGTGCCCGACGGCTTCACCAAGCCGCTGCACGAGCTGCTGTCGCACCGCGAGATCCGCGCGCCGCACCGCGAGCTGCGCGCCCTGGTCGGCGCGCGCACCACGCACGCCGAGACCAAGGACGTGCTGCTCGGGCTCGACCCGGAGCGACTGACCGAGTGGCTCTACGGCCGCGACCTGCTGGACCTGCTGGAGCACGCCGAGGTCACCGTCGACGAGTTGCTGGAGCACCTGCGCCCGCTGGCCGCGCGCGACTACTCCATCGCCTCCAGCCCGTTGGCCCATCCGGAGCGGCTGCACCTGACCGTGGCCACCGTCCGCTACCAGATGGGCGGGCGGGAGCGCGGGGGCGTCGCCTCGAACTACCTCAACCGCGCGGGCGGCCAGGAGGTCGAGATCCACCTGCGCCCCAACCACACTTTCCGGCTGCCGGCCCCCGACGTGCCGATCATCATGATCGGCCCCGGCACCGGCGTCGCGCCGTTCCGGGCGTTCCTGGAGGAACGACGGGTCACCGGCGCGACCGGGCGCAACTGGTTGTTCTTCGGCGACCGCAACCGGGCCACCGATTTCCTGTACCAGGAGGACCTCGAGGGGTTCGTCGCCGACGGCACCCTGAACCGGCTGGACCTCGCGTTCTCCCGGGACGCGGGCGAGAAGGAGTACGTGCAGCACAAGATGGCGGACAACGCAGCCGAGCTGTACGCCTGGTTGCAGGACGGCGCGCGCGTGTACGTCTGCGGCGACGCCACCGCGATGGCGCCCGACGTCGACCGGGCGCTGCGCGCGGTGGTCGCCGACGGCGGCGGGCTCGACGCCGACGCCGCGCACGCCTACGTCAACGACCTGATCCGCGATCACCGCTACCTGCGCGACGTCTACTGA
- the rpsP gene encoding 30S ribosomal protein S16: MAVKIKLTRLGKIRNPQYRVIVADARTRRDGRAIEVIGRYQPKDEPSLIEIDSERAQYWLGVGAQPTEPVLALLKITGDWQKFKGLPGAEGTLKVKEPKPSRLELFQAALAQADGGSTGDAVTLKKKKAPKKDEAAADAAEAPAEEAAAE; this comes from the coding sequence ATGGCTGTCAAAATCAAGCTGACCCGGCTCGGCAAGATCCGCAACCCGCAGTACCGCGTCATCGTGGCCGACGCGCGGACCCGCCGCGACGGCCGGGCGATCGAGGTCATCGGCCGGTACCAGCCGAAGGACGAGCCGAGCCTCATCGAGATCGATTCCGAGCGCGCCCAGTACTGGCTGGGTGTCGGCGCGCAGCCGACCGAGCCCGTGCTCGCGCTGCTGAAGATCACCGGTGACTGGCAGAAGTTCAAGGGCCTGCCCGGCGCCGAGGGCACCCTGAAGGTCAAGGAGCCCAAGCCCAGCAGGCTGGAGCTGTTCCAGGCCGCCCTGGCCCAGGCCGACGGCGGTTCGACCGGCGACGCCGTCACGCTCAAGAAGAAGAAGGCGCCGAAGAAGGACGAGGCAGCCGCCGACGCCGCCGAGGCCCCCGCCGAAGAAGCAGCAGCTGAATGA
- a CDS encoding RNA-binding protein produces MSTVVVDAVEHLVRGIVDNPDDVRVDMVTNRRGRTVEVHVHPDDLGKVIGRGGRTATALRTLVAGIGGRGIRVDVVDTDQ; encoded by the coding sequence ATGAGCACCGTCGTCGTTGACGCGGTAGAGCACCTGGTTCGCGGCATCGTCGACAATCCCGACGATGTCCGCGTCGACATGGTGACCAACCGGCGCGGCCGCACGGTCGAGGTCCACGTCCACCCTGATGACCTGGGCAAGGTCATCGGGCGTGGCGGCCGGACCGCCACCGCCCTGCGGACCCTGGTCGCCGGCATCGGCGGCCGCGGCATCCGCGTCGACGTGGTGGACACCGACCAGTAG
- the rimM gene encoding ribosome maturation factor RimM (Essential for efficient processing of 16S rRNA), which translates to MELVVGRVAKAHGITGEIVVEVRTDDPDLRFSPGETLHAKGFRGAPDRDFVIETVREHSGRLLVRLDGVRDRDSADALRGTLFVVDSAELPPIDESDEYYDHQLEGLAVRTVGGEPVGVVAEVLHTAAGELLSVKTEAGREILVPFVTAIVPTVSLADGVVEIDPPEGLLDLEALG; encoded by the coding sequence ATGGAACTGGTCGTCGGCCGGGTCGCCAAGGCCCACGGAATCACCGGCGAGATCGTCGTCGAGGTTCGAACCGACGATCCGGACCTCCGGTTCTCACCAGGTGAGACGTTGCACGCCAAGGGCTTTCGCGGGGCGCCTGATCGCGACTTCGTGATCGAGACGGTCCGCGAGCACAGCGGCCGACTGCTGGTGCGCCTCGACGGCGTCCGCGATCGTGACTCCGCCGACGCGCTGCGCGGCACATTGTTCGTCGTGGACTCCGCCGAGCTGCCGCCCATCGACGAGTCCGACGAGTACTACGACCACCAACTCGAGGGCCTCGCGGTGCGCACCGTCGGCGGCGAACCGGTGGGTGTGGTCGCCGAGGTGTTGCACACCGCGGCGGGCGAGCTGCTGAGCGTGAAAACCGAAGCGGGACGCGAGATTCTGGTGCCGTTCGTCACCGCCATCGTCCCGACGGTGTCGCTGGCCGACGGTGTGGTCGAGATCGACCCGCCCGAAGGCCTGCTCGACCTGGAAGCGCTGGGGTAG
- the trmD gene encoding tRNA (guanosine(37)-N1)-methyltransferase TrmD: protein MRIDVLTIFPDYLAPLRQSLPGKAIDAGIVELGVHDLRDWTHDVHRSVDDSPYGGGPGMVMKAPVWGDALDEICTPETLLVVPTPAGALFDQQTAARWSAESHLVFACGRYEGIDQRVADDAATRMRVEEVSIGDYVLAGGESATLVMVEAVVRLLPEVLGNPESHRDDSHSAHVGGLLEGPSYTRPPSWRGLDVPAVLLSGDHARIAAWRHEQRLERTQARRPDLLD, encoded by the coding sequence ATGCGGATCGACGTCCTCACCATTTTCCCGGACTACCTGGCGCCGCTGCGACAATCGTTGCCCGGCAAGGCGATCGACGCCGGAATCGTCGAACTCGGCGTTCACGACCTGCGGGACTGGACCCACGACGTGCACCGCTCGGTGGACGACTCGCCGTACGGCGGCGGGCCCGGAATGGTGATGAAGGCGCCGGTCTGGGGCGACGCGCTCGACGAAATCTGCACGCCGGAAACGCTTTTGGTGGTCCCGACGCCGGCCGGCGCGTTGTTCGACCAGCAGACCGCCGCGCGCTGGAGCGCCGAATCGCACCTGGTGTTCGCCTGCGGACGCTACGAAGGCATCGACCAGCGGGTCGCCGACGACGCCGCCACCCGGATGCGGGTCGAGGAGGTCTCCATCGGCGATTATGTGCTCGCCGGGGGAGAGTCGGCCACCCTGGTGATGGTCGAAGCCGTGGTGCGGCTGCTGCCCGAGGTGCTCGGAAACCCCGAATCACACCGCGACGACTCGCATTCGGCGCATGTCGGGGGACTGCTGGAAGGGCCCAGCTACACCCGCCCGCCGAGCTGGCGCGGCCTGGACGTGCCCGCGGTGCTGCTCTCCGGGGACCACGCCCGGATCGCGGCCTGGCGCCACGAGCAGCGGCTGGAGCGCACCCAGGCCCGCCGCCCCGATCTGCTGGATTAA
- the rplS gene encoding 50S ribosomal protein L19 codes for MNTLDFVDQASLRDDIPAFGPGDTVNVHVKVIEGAKERIQVFKGAVIRRQGGGIRETFTVRKESYGVGVERTFPVHSPNIDHIEVLTRGDVRRAKLYYLRELRGKKAKIKEKR; via the coding sequence ATGAACACGCTGGACTTCGTCGACCAGGCGTCGCTGCGCGACGACATCCCGGCCTTCGGCCCCGGCGACACCGTGAACGTGCACGTCAAGGTCATCGAGGGCGCCAAGGAGCGCATCCAGGTGTTCAAGGGCGCCGTCATCCGCCGCCAGGGCGGTGGCATCCGCGAGACGTTCACCGTCCGCAAGGAGAGCTACGGCGTCGGCGTCGAGCGGACCTTCCCGGTGCACTCGCCGAACATCGACCACATCGAGGTGCTCACCCGCGGCGACGTCCGTCGCGCGAAGCTCTACTACCTGCGCGAACTGCGTGGCAAGAAGGCCAAGATCAAGGAAAAGCGCTGA
- the lepB gene encoding signal peptidase I, which produces MTDASEPVDPASAEDERSGENPAPKKKPSATREIATLAAIAIAIYWVTLTFVAQPYLIPSESMQPTLHGCPGCTGDRIMVDKMTYRFSDPEPGDVVVFLGPPNWNVGYKSIRSENPVLRAVQNALSVFKFVPPDENDLVKRVIAVGGQTVACRADTGLTVDGKPLHEPYLDVQTMGVDPAARPCLGNEFGPVTVPDGKLWVMGDNRTHSWDSRGHCENGTDVNQTGVYCTGDPEYGTVPVANVIGKARFIAWPPGRWGGVITVNPQQGD; this is translated from the coding sequence GTGACCGACGCTTCGGAACCGGTAGACCCCGCCTCGGCGGAAGACGAACGCTCCGGCGAGAATCCCGCGCCGAAGAAGAAGCCGTCCGCGACGCGTGAGATCGCCACGCTGGCGGCCATCGCCATCGCGATCTACTGGGTCACCCTGACGTTCGTCGCGCAGCCGTACCTGATCCCGTCGGAGTCCATGCAGCCGACGCTGCACGGCTGCCCCGGCTGCACCGGCGACCGCATCATGGTCGACAAGATGACCTACCGGTTCTCCGATCCGGAGCCCGGCGACGTGGTCGTTTTCCTCGGCCCCCCGAACTGGAACGTCGGCTACAAGTCGATCCGCTCGGAGAATCCGGTGCTGCGCGCCGTGCAGAATGCGCTGTCGGTCTTCAAATTCGTCCCGCCCGATGAGAACGACCTGGTCAAGCGGGTGATCGCGGTCGGAGGGCAGACGGTCGCCTGTCGCGCCGACACCGGGCTGACCGTCGACGGCAAACCGCTGCACGAGCCCTACCTGGACGTCCAGACGATGGGTGTGGATCCGGCCGCACGGCCCTGCCTGGGCAACGAGTTCGGGCCGGTGACGGTGCCCGACGGCAAGCTGTGGGTGATGGGCGACAACCGCACGCACTCCTGGGACTCCCGCGGGCACTGCGAGAACGGGACGGACGTGAACCAGACCGGTGTGTACTGCACCGGCGACCCGGAGTACGGCACCGTTCCGGTGGCCAATGTGATCGGCAAGGCGCGGTTCATCGCCTGGCCGCCGGGCCGCTGGGGTGGTGTCATCACGGTCAACCCGCAGCAGGGGGACTAG
- a CDS encoding ribonuclease HII, with amino-acid sequence MPSWPPRTVIRRSGGLRTLESALYRSGLGPVAGVDEVGRGACAGPLVVAACVLGPGRRESLAALDDSKKLGAAERERLFPLIQRHALAYHVVYIDSVEVDRLGVHVANIEGMRRAVAGLTVRPGYVLSDGFRVPGLAAPSLPVIGGDGVAACIAAASVLAKVSRDRLMCELDRRRPGYGFAEHKGYCTAAHTAALSELGPCDEHRYSYVNVRRAAAEFNGRLAVEDAARPRRRLGNG; translated from the coding sequence TTGCCCAGCTGGCCGCCACGCACGGTGATCCGCCGATCCGGCGGCCTGCGGACGCTGGAGTCGGCGCTCTACCGCAGCGGATTGGGTCCGGTGGCCGGCGTCGACGAGGTCGGGCGGGGCGCCTGCGCGGGACCGCTGGTCGTCGCCGCCTGCGTGCTGGGGCCAGGCCGCCGCGAATCGCTGGCCGCCCTCGACGACTCCAAGAAGCTCGGCGCGGCCGAGCGGGAGCGGCTGTTCCCGCTGATCCAGCGGCACGCGCTGGCCTATCACGTGGTGTACATCGACTCGGTCGAAGTGGACCGGCTCGGCGTGCACGTCGCCAATATCGAGGGCATGCGCCGCGCGGTGGCCGGCCTGACGGTGCGGCCCGGTTACGTGCTGTCCGACGGTTTCCGGGTGCCCGGGTTGGCGGCGCCGTCGCTTCCGGTGATCGGCGGCGACGGGGTGGCGGCCTGCATCGCCGCGGCCAGCGTGCTGGCCAAGGTGAGCCGGGACCGACTGATGTGCGAGCTGGACCGCCGCCGGCCCGGGTACGGGTTCGCCGAGCACAAGGGCTACTGCACGGCCGCGCACACCGCGGCGCTGTCCGAACTCGGCCCGTGCGACGAGCACCGGTATTCCTACGTCAACGTGCGGCGCGCGGCCGCGGAATTCAACGGGCGCCTCGCCGTCGAGGACGCGGCGCGCCCCCGACGGCGTCTGGGCAACGGGTAA
- a CDS encoding DUF2469 domain-containing protein — MSAEDLEKYETEMELSLYREYKDIVGQFSYVVETERRFYLANSVELIPRNADGEVYFELRLADAWVWDMYRPARFVKQVRVITFKDVNIEEVEKPELRLPE, encoded by the coding sequence ATGAGCGCTGAGGATCTCGAAAAGTACGAAACCGAGATGGAGCTCTCGCTGTACCGCGAGTACAAGGACATCGTCGGCCAGTTCAGCTACGTCGTGGAGACCGAGCGCCGGTTCTACCTGGCCAACAGCGTCGAGTTGATCCCGCGCAACGCCGACGGCGAGGTGTACTTCGAACTGCGGTTGGCCGACGCCTGGGTGTGGGACATGTACCGGCCCGCCCGTTTCGTCAAGCAGGTGCGGGTGATCACCTTCAAAGACGTCAATATCGAAGAGGTCGAGAAGCCCGAGTTGCGGCTGCCCGAGTAG
- a CDS encoding YraN family protein codes for MTSPLPGTRTEIGALGEELAVAHLQSLGMAIIERNWRCRYGELDVIAEEPRDSGSRTLVFVEVKTRTGDGYGGIPYAVTRAKLQRLRRLAGLWLADQPGSWPRIRIDVVGVRLRSRRAPELTHLKGVR; via the coding sequence ATGACATCTCCGCTGCCCGGCACCCGCACCGAAATCGGCGCGCTCGGTGAGGAACTCGCCGTCGCGCACCTGCAATCCCTCGGCATGGCCATCATCGAGCGTAATTGGCGTTGCCGCTACGGCGAACTCGATGTGATCGCCGAGGAACCTCGCGACTCCGGTTCGCGCACGCTGGTTTTCGTCGAGGTGAAGACCCGCACCGGCGACGGCTACGGCGGCATCCCCTACGCGGTGACCCGCGCGAAACTCCAGCGGCTGCGCCGGCTGGCCGGGCTCTGGCTGGCCGACCAGCCGGGCAGTTGGCCGCGGATCCGCATCGACGTCGTCGGGGTGCGGCTGCGCAGTAGGCGGGCGCCCGAACTGACCCACCTCAAGGGAGTCCGGTGA
- a CDS encoding YifB family Mg chelatase-like AAA ATPase → MTLGRAHSVAVRGLQGEIVEIEADLSRGLPGVTLVGLPDAAVQESRDRVRAAVTNCGQRWPDSRLTWALSPATLRKAGSSYDVALAISALYAARKLRWPRLEKTVLLGELALDGRIRPVRGVLPAVLAAAREGWQTAVVGAGNLAEASLVDGIEVLGARTLTDLLRWLDGTAELLPRRVSAAPVVTDATPDLAEVVGQTQARFATEVAAAGAHHLMFTGPPGVGKTMLAQRLPGLLPPLSDSEALEVTAIYSIVGLLADDTPLITRPQFVAPHHTVTVAALVGGGGGVARPGAVSRAHRGVLFLDECAEVAPAVLDALRTPLEDGEVRLARVDGVARYPARFQLILAANPCPCAAPDPQLCECSGAVKRRYLGKLSGPLMDRVDLQVQLHPVAAPAISSESGESTAAVRERVCRARDAAVDRWRVLGVRTNAEVPGPVLRRKFRLTRDAMWPLNSALDRGQLSIRGVDRCLRVAWSIADLAGKNSPGVDDVAIALGFRAPGALR, encoded by the coding sequence ATGACGCTGGGGCGGGCGCACTCGGTCGCGGTGCGCGGACTGCAGGGCGAAATCGTCGAGATCGAAGCCGACCTGTCCCGCGGACTGCCCGGGGTCACCCTGGTGGGCCTGCCGGACGCCGCGGTGCAGGAATCCCGGGACCGGGTCCGCGCCGCGGTCACCAACTGCGGGCAGCGCTGGCCGGACAGCCGGCTGACCTGGGCGCTGTCGCCGGCCACGCTCCGCAAAGCCGGCAGCTCCTACGATGTGGCGCTGGCGATTTCGGCGCTGTACGCCGCCCGGAAACTCCGCTGGCCGCGGTTGGAGAAGACCGTGCTGCTCGGCGAACTCGCGCTCGACGGCCGGATCCGGCCGGTGCGCGGGGTGCTGCCGGCGGTGCTGGCCGCCGCCCGGGAAGGCTGGCAGACCGCGGTGGTCGGCGCCGGCAATCTCGCCGAGGCCAGCCTGGTCGACGGCATCGAGGTGTTGGGCGCACGGACGCTGACCGATCTGCTGCGGTGGCTGGACGGGACCGCCGAACTGCTGCCGCGGCGTGTGTCTGCCGCCCCGGTGGTCACCGACGCCACACCCGATCTGGCTGAGGTCGTCGGACAGACCCAGGCCCGGTTCGCCACCGAGGTGGCCGCCGCCGGGGCGCATCACCTGATGTTCACCGGCCCGCCCGGCGTCGGGAAAACCATGCTGGCGCAGCGACTTCCGGGGCTGTTGCCGCCATTGTCGGACAGCGAGGCGCTGGAGGTCACCGCCATCTACTCGATCGTCGGCCTGCTGGCCGACGACACCCCGCTGATCACCCGGCCGCAGTTCGTCGCGCCGCACCACACCGTGACGGTGGCCGCGTTGGTCGGCGGTGGCGGCGGCGTCGCCCGACCCGGGGCGGTCAGCCGGGCGCACCGCGGGGTGCTGTTCCTCGATGAGTGCGCCGAGGTCGCGCCGGCCGTGCTCGACGCGCTGCGAACCCCCTTGGAGGACGGTGAGGTTCGGCTGGCCCGGGTCGACGGCGTGGCCCGCTACCCGGCCCGGTTCCAGCTGATCCTGGCGGCTAACCCGTGTCCCTGCGCGGCGCCCGACCCGCAGTTGTGCGAGTGCTCCGGCGCGGTCAAACGCCGCTACCTCGGCAAGCTGTCCGGCCCGCTGATGGACCGGGTGGACCTGCAGGTGCAATTGCATCCCGTGGCCGCGCCCGCCATCAGCAGCGAATCGGGGGAGAGCACCGCCGCGGTGCGGGAACGGGTCTGCCGGGCCCGCGACGCGGCGGTGGATCGCTGGCGGGTGCTCGGGGTGCGCACCAACGCCGAGGTGCCCGGTCCGGTGTTGCGGCGCAAGTTCCGGCTCACCCGGGACGCGATGTGGCCGTTGAACTCCGCGCTGGACCGCGGGCAGCTCAGCATCCGCGGCGTCGACCGCTGCCTGCGGGTGGCGTGGTCGATCGCGGATCTGGCCGGCAAGAACTCACCGGGCGTCGACGACGTCGCGATAGCGCTCGGCTTCCGCGCCCCGGGGGCGCTGCGATGA